Within the Pseudomonas orientalis genome, the region AAGATCGGCGACGGCGATCAGTTCGGCAGCGGCTTCGTGGGGGCCAACCCGAATTCGAAGATTCCGGCGTTGATGGATTACAGCGGAGCTGCGCCGATTCGCGTGTTCGAGTCGGGCGCGATCCTGCAATACCTGGCCGAAAAATTCGCGGCGTTCTTCCCCGCCGAACCTGCGGCCCGTGCCCAGTGCCTGTCGTGGCTGTTCTGGCAGATGGGCAGCGCGCCGTATCTGGGCGGCGGCTTCGGGCATTTCTATGCGTATGCGCCAAGCAAGATGGAGTACCCGATCAATCGCTTTGCCATGGAGGCCAAGCGGCAGCTGGATGTGCTGGACAAGCGCCTGGCGGTGAGCGAGTACATTGCCGGGGATGAATACACCATTGCCGATATCGCTATCTGGCCTTGGTACGGCGGGTTGGTGAAAGGGCGCTTGTATGGGGCGGCGGAGTTTCTGTCGGTGCATGAGTACAAGCATGTGTTGCGCTGGGCCGATGCGATTGATGCGCGGCCGGCGGTGCAGCGTGGACGGCGGGTGAATCGGGTGTCGGGTGACGATCAGTTGGCTGAGCGCCATGATGCACGTGATCTGGACTGAGTGAAAACCAATGTGGGAGGTGGCTTGCTCCCGATGGCGGCCTCTCAACCGACGGGTATCCATCTGACACACCTCGGTCCAAATGTGGGAGGGGGCTTGCCCCCGATGGCGGCCTCTGGGCTGGCCAGTATCTTGGATCAGACCGAGTACATATCCATTATTTAGGTAACGGCCACTTAGGGTTCCGCTTTTACAGCGGCTCACTTTTGAAAAGCGCAAAAGTAAGCAAAACGCTCTTGCCCCACCACTAGGCACCTCGCTTAGGCTCGGTGTGCCCGTAATCCGCCATGGATTTGGGGGGCCGCCGCCACGCGCCATCCATGGCGCGGGGCGGCTAAACCGGCATCCCTGCCGGTTTACCCCCCAAATCCATGGCGTATTCCGG harbors:
- the yghU gene encoding glutathione-dependent disulfide-bond oxidoreductase, yielding MADYVPPKVWTWDAESGGTFASINRPIAGATHEKALPVGKHPLQLYSLATPNGQKVTILLEELLALGHTGAEYDAWLIKIGDGDQFGSGFVGANPNSKIPALMDYSGAAPIRVFESGAILQYLAEKFAAFFPAEPAARAQCLSWLFWQMGSAPYLGGGFGHFYAYAPSKMEYPINRFAMEAKRQLDVLDKRLAVSEYIAGDEYTIADIAIWPWYGGLVKGRLYGAAEFLSVHEYKHVLRWADAIDARPAVQRGRRVNRVSGDDQLAERHDARDLD